From the genome of Cognaticolwellia beringensis, one region includes:
- a CDS encoding PEP-CTERM sorting domain-containing protein encodes MTFKFVSTALAGLILSISTIANAGLIVDTDNDSFIDQSTGLEWMDFGVNNIYSFDQTLELIKPGEIYSDWRLASRQEAFSLWKNAFIGIGADGEVQTPDNFDFILAWDNSESNPNHDSIWEDVFDIMGYNHRYAIDMIIEENQAQALFFNDDGSVGYAYFNDNKNSPQFDYNADDFIVLSSLADDASHQRNQVHTVFSTLLVKPVQSVPEPTTLAIFTLGMIGLASRRFK; translated from the coding sequence ATGACGTTTAAGTTTGTAAGCACAGCTTTAGCAGGTTTAATATTGTCAATTTCAACGATAGCAAATGCTGGTCTCATCGTTGACACGGATAATGATAGCTTTATAGATCAATCTACTGGCTTAGAGTGGATGGATTTCGGTGTTAATAATATATACTCTTTCGATCAAACATTAGAACTAATTAAACCTGGAGAAATTTATTCTGATTGGCGTTTAGCTTCAAGGCAGGAAGCATTCTCGCTTTGGAAAAATGCTTTTATAGGAATTGGCGCAGATGGGGAAGTTCAGACCCCCGATAACTTCGATTTCATATTAGCTTGGGATAATTCAGAATCTAACCCTAATCATGATTCAATTTGGGAGGATGTGTTTGATATCATGGGCTACAATCATAGATATGCGATAGATATGATTATTGAAGAAAACCAAGCTCAAGCTTTATTTTTTAACGATGACGGTTCTGTCGGATATGCTTACTTTAATGATAATAAAAACAGCCCTCAATTTGATTATAACGCCGATGACTTTATAGTGCTCAGTTCTCTTGCTGACGATGCAAGTCACCAACGAAATCAAGTACACACTGTATTCAGTACACTTCTTGTAAAACCAGTTCAAAGTGTCCCAGAGCCAACTACTCTTGCTATTTTTACATTAGGAATGATTGGCTTGGCATCACGCAGGTTTAAATAG